The Halomonas sp. KG2 genome contains a region encoding:
- a CDS encoding ABC transporter permease subunit: MIPPRLPFSRQPLRHIQDRLATGLITAGGIGVLLAILAIGVFLFWETLPLLAFGDTFSLAKLSPLAWGTLKAALAAMLFATPIALGAAMYSALFMSARLRSRLKPTLELMEAVPGVVIGFIAGLLLAPWVERNLASALMIIIWLPLSAALAGYLWYRTAAHVRQRLPLSWAGLWLIPWLAGMAVLAIWIAPIIEQHWLGGDLRRLLDQRYGLDYATRNALIVGIAMGFAVIPSIYSLAEDALADVPPTLMEGAQALGASRWQALWKVALPTAGPGVFSAVMIGAGRAVGETMIVLMASGNTALLSASPFEGLRSLSASIAIELPEASPGGLTYHLLILAALALFIFTFVVNTLAEIVRQRLRRRYQRLGSTL, translated from the coding sequence ATGATTCCTCCTCGGCTACCCTTCTCGCGTCAGCCGCTGCGCCATATACAAGACCGACTTGCTACCGGGCTTATCACCGCCGGTGGCATCGGTGTTTTGTTGGCAATTTTAGCGATTGGTGTGTTCCTTTTTTGGGAAACGCTACCCTTGCTCGCCTTTGGCGACACGTTCAGCCTCGCTAAACTCTCGCCCCTTGCCTGGGGAACGTTAAAAGCGGCACTGGCGGCCATGCTATTCGCAACGCCTATTGCCCTGGGCGCGGCAATGTACTCTGCACTATTCATGTCAGCACGACTCCGTAGCCGTTTGAAGCCAACGCTTGAGTTGATGGAAGCAGTGCCTGGCGTTGTCATCGGTTTCATTGCCGGTTTATTACTCGCCCCCTGGGTGGAACGAAACCTGGCTAGTGCCTTGATGATCATTATTTGGCTACCTCTTAGCGCAGCCTTAGCGGGATATCTATGGTATCGGACGGCCGCCCACGTTCGTCAACGACTACCGCTTTCTTGGGCAGGCTTATGGCTGATCCCCTGGTTGGCTGGCATGGCTGTACTGGCTATATGGATTGCTCCCATCATTGAACAACACTGGCTTGGCGGCGACCTGCGACGCTTGCTGGATCAACGTTATGGTCTTGATTACGCCACTCGAAATGCATTGATTGTAGGCATTGCGATGGGATTTGCGGTGATTCCCAGTATTTATTCACTCGCGGAAGATGCACTTGCCGATGTGCCCCCTACCTTAATGGAAGGTGCTCAAGCGCTAGGCGCTAGTCGCTGGCAAGCACTGTGGAAAGTTGCCCTACCCACGGCAGGTCCTGGGGTCTTTTCAGCGGTGATGATTGGCGCTGGCCGCGCCGTGGGCGAAACCATGATTGTGTTAATGGCCAGCGGTAACACCGCGCTCTTGAGTGCCAGTCCGTTTGAAGGGCTGCGTTCGCTATCAGCCTCTATCGCCATTGAGCTTCCCGAGGCATCTCCAGGTGGGCTGACCTATCACTTACTGATACTGGCGGCGTTGGCCTTGTTCATTTTTACCTTTGTGGTGAACACCCTGGCTGAAATTGTCAGACAGCGCTTGCGCCGACGCTATCAACGCTTAGGGAGCACACTCTAA